In Listeria monocytogenes, the following proteins share a genomic window:
- the uvrB gene encoding excinuclease ABC subunit UvrB: MKDKFELVSKYSPQGDQPRAIEQLVAGLKKGLKHQTLLGATGTGKTFTVSNVIQEVNKPTLVMAHNKTLAGQLYSEFKEFFPNNAVEYFVSYYDYYQPEAYVPQSDTYIEKDASINDEIDKLRHSATAALFERRDVIIIASVSCIYGLGSPIEYGEMLVSLRVGMEISRDQLLRKLVDIQYDRNDIDFQRGRFRVRGDVVEIFPASRDEHCMRIEFFGDEIERIREVDALTGEIIGEREHVSIFPASHFVTRPDIMKKAIVNIKAELEDRLQVLRADNKLLEAQRLEQRTNYDLEMMEEMGYCSGIENYSRHLSLRPAGVTPYTLLDYFPDDFQMVIDESHVTMPQIRGMFNGDQARKQMLVDHGFRLPSALDNRPLRLEEFEKHINQIMFISATPGPYELEKNPDVIEQIIRPTGLLDPIVEIRPIQGQIDDLMDEINDRVEKNERVLITTLTKKMSEDLTNYLKEAGVKVQYLHSEVKTLERIEIIRDLRLGVYDVIVGINLLREGIDLPEVSLVAILDADKEGFLRSERSLIQTMGRAARNENGRVIMYADKMTDSMRNSIGETERRRKIQIEYNEKHGITPKTIKKEIRGIIAATSAADEREAVKQHDLSKMSKKERDVFIEGMEHEMKEAAKALDFERAAELRDALLEIKAEG, translated from the coding sequence TTGAAGGATAAATTTGAGTTAGTTTCTAAGTATAGCCCACAAGGAGACCAACCTAGAGCAATAGAACAATTAGTTGCGGGATTAAAAAAAGGCTTGAAACACCAAACTTTACTTGGTGCAACCGGTACAGGGAAAACTTTTACCGTATCCAATGTGATTCAAGAAGTAAATAAGCCGACACTTGTCATGGCTCACAATAAGACGTTAGCGGGACAGCTGTATAGCGAGTTTAAAGAATTTTTCCCAAATAACGCGGTAGAATATTTTGTCAGTTACTATGATTACTATCAACCAGAAGCCTATGTTCCACAAAGTGACACATATATCGAGAAAGATGCCAGCATTAATGATGAAATAGATAAGCTTCGTCACTCTGCTACGGCTGCGCTTTTTGAACGGCGTGATGTGATTATCATTGCCAGTGTATCGTGTATTTATGGCTTAGGTTCGCCGATCGAATATGGAGAGATGCTCGTTTCGCTTCGTGTTGGCATGGAAATTAGCCGTGATCAGCTACTGCGCAAATTAGTAGATATTCAATATGATCGAAATGATATAGATTTTCAACGTGGGCGCTTCCGTGTTCGCGGTGATGTTGTCGAAATTTTCCCGGCATCAAGAGACGAGCACTGCATGAGGATTGAATTTTTCGGTGATGAAATTGAACGGATTAGAGAGGTAGATGCACTTACTGGCGAAATTATTGGAGAAAGAGAACATGTTTCTATTTTTCCGGCATCTCACTTTGTTACCAGACCTGATATTATGAAAAAAGCAATTGTTAATATAAAAGCGGAACTCGAAGACCGCCTCCAAGTTTTGCGTGCAGATAATAAATTACTCGAAGCACAACGTCTTGAACAACGGACGAATTATGATTTAGAAATGATGGAAGAAATGGGTTATTGCTCTGGTATTGAGAACTATTCTAGACATTTATCCCTTCGTCCAGCGGGAGTTACACCATACACGTTACTCGATTACTTCCCAGACGATTTCCAAATGGTAATTGATGAGTCACACGTTACGATGCCGCAAATTCGTGGTATGTTTAACGGTGACCAAGCCAGAAAACAAATGCTAGTTGATCATGGCTTTAGATTGCCTAGCGCTCTAGATAACCGGCCGCTTCGTTTAGAAGAATTTGAAAAGCATATCAATCAAATTATGTTCATTTCCGCCACACCAGGCCCTTATGAACTAGAAAAAAATCCGGATGTTATTGAACAAATCATCCGACCAACCGGCTTGCTAGATCCAATCGTAGAAATTCGCCCGATTCAAGGACAAATCGATGACTTAATGGATGAGATTAATGATCGTGTCGAGAAAAACGAACGTGTTTTAATCACCACTTTAACGAAAAAAATGTCAGAGGATTTGACCAACTATCTCAAAGAAGCAGGCGTCAAAGTACAATATCTTCACTCGGAAGTTAAGACGCTAGAACGAATTGAAATCATTCGGGACCTTCGACTTGGAGTGTATGATGTTATCGTTGGAATTAACTTGCTCCGTGAAGGAATCGACTTACCTGAAGTATCTCTTGTCGCCATTTTAGATGCAGACAAAGAAGGATTCCTTCGTTCCGAGCGTTCCTTAATTCAAACAATGGGTCGAGCGGCTCGTAATGAAAACGGTCGAGTAATCATGTATGCTGATAAAATGACCGATTCGATGCGCAATTCTATCGGCGAAACAGAACGCCGTCGTAAAATCCAAATTGAATATAATGAAAAACATGGCATTACGCCAAAAACAATCAAAAAAGAAATTCGTGGTATCATCGCAGCGACTTCTGCCGCAGATGAAAGAGAAGCAGTGAAGCAACATGATTTAAGCAAAATGTCTAAGAAAGAACGCGATGTGTTCATTGAAGGTATGGAACATGAAATGAAAGAAGCAGCCAAAGCACTTGATTTCGAACGTGCTGCTGAACTTCGCGATGCTTTACTGGAAATAAAAGCGGAAGGATGA
- a CDS encoding CsbA family protein, with the protein MDQIISALIFPCLLVILFARITYNRYVALLLMVILIAASAKLGYTSSMWLIIIDAFSMTIGFVLATYMLRRLKKSGSDF; encoded by the coding sequence ATGGATCAAATTATATCTGCGCTTATTTTCCCTTGTCTCCTTGTTATTCTTTTTGCGAGAATCACCTATAATCGTTATGTCGCTTTGCTTTTGATGGTGATTTTGATCGCCGCTTCTGCCAAGTTAGGTTATACGAGTTCTATGTGGCTTATTATTATTGATGCTTTTTCGATGACCATTGGTTTTGTGCTTGCAACATATATGCTGCGACGTTTAAAGAAGAGTGGCAGTGATTTTTAA
- a CDS encoding HD domain-containing protein, with protein sequence MGIHQYFQSLSDLENIYRCPGKFKYQEHSVAEHSYKVTSIAQFFGAVEEEAGNEVNWRALYEKALNHDYSELFIGDIKTPVKYATTELREMLSEVEESMTKNFIEREIPETYQPIYHHLLKEGKDSTLEGKILAISDKVDLLYESFGEIQKGNPENIFVEIYSEALATIYQYREMASVKYFLKEILPDMLAEKGIEKTELPQLTTEITTKALRDA encoded by the coding sequence ATGGGAATTCATCAATATTTCCAAAGTTTATCAGATTTAGAAAACATTTATCGTTGCCCAGGAAAATTTAAATATCAAGAGCACTCTGTTGCAGAACATTCATATAAAGTTACTTCCATTGCTCAATTTTTCGGCGCTGTAGAGGAAGAAGCCGGGAATGAAGTGAATTGGCGTGCACTATACGAAAAAGCGCTAAACCACGATTATTCCGAGCTTTTCATCGGTGATATAAAAACGCCTGTAAAATACGCAACGACAGAACTCCGCGAAATGCTTTCAGAAGTAGAAGAAAGCATGACAAAAAACTTTATTGAACGGGAAATTCCAGAAACGTACCAGCCGATTTATCATCATTTGCTAAAAGAAGGTAAAGACAGTACGTTGGAAGGGAAAATCCTCGCAATTTCTGATAAAGTAGATTTGTTATATGAATCCTTTGGTGAAATTCAAAAAGGAAATCCAGAAAATATTTTTGTAGAAATCTATAGTGAAGCACTTGCAACCATTTATCAGTACCGAGAAATGGCTAGCGTGAAGTACTTTTTAAAAGAAATTTTACCAGATATGCTTGCTGAAAAAGGTATCGAAAAAACAGAATTACCACAGCTTACAACGGAAATAACGACCAAAGCATTGCGAGACGCGTAA
- a CDS encoding metalloregulator ArsR/SmtB family transcription factor, translated as MENAKQSLDEETLFSVTQIFKALSDPTRVQILSLLQDREYSVNEIARTLAFNQTTVSHQLRFLKNLRLVKSRREGTTIYYMQDDNHVLELLTQAIRHVHHH; from the coding sequence ATGGAAAACGCAAAACAATCTTTAGATGAAGAAACGCTATTTAGTGTCACGCAGATTTTTAAGGCGCTTTCTGATCCAACGCGTGTGCAGATTTTAAGTTTGCTTCAGGACCGCGAGTACTCTGTGAATGAAATTGCGCGAACACTTGCGTTTAACCAAACAACTGTTTCTCACCAGCTGCGTTTTTTGAAAAACTTAAGGCTTGTGAAATCAAGACGTGAAGGCACAACGATTTATTATATGCAAGATGATAATCACGTATTAGAATTACTTACACAAGCAATTCGACACGTGCACCATCATTAA
- the phoU gene encoding phosphate signaling complex protein PhoU has protein sequence MVVRKIFTEQLNDLHQHLMEMGMLANEAIFKAVKSLVHRDTELAKQVVAEDKAINNMELSLEQRSFELIALQQPVGMDLRKIVTVLKTSSDLERIGDHAVSIAKTAILIGESKVLKPIPEIPEMGEIVKAMLQDVLKAYLAEDEVAAREIAARDNEVDKLHKIVYQKCIHFMQEEPEHIEDVSQLLLVSQYIERIGDYVTNVCEWIVYLKSGEIEDLNR, from the coding sequence ATGGTAGTCAGAAAAATTTTTACGGAACAGTTAAACGACTTGCACCAACATCTAATGGAAATGGGAATGCTTGCAAATGAAGCGATTTTTAAAGCGGTGAAGTCACTTGTGCACCGCGATACCGAGCTTGCCAAACAAGTAGTTGCAGAAGATAAAGCAATTAATAATATGGAACTTTCACTAGAACAACGCTCTTTTGAGTTAATTGCTCTGCAACAGCCAGTCGGTATGGATTTACGGAAAATTGTTACTGTACTGAAAACAAGCTCTGATTTAGAACGTATTGGTGACCACGCAGTAAGTATTGCCAAAACAGCTATTTTAATTGGCGAAAGTAAAGTTTTAAAGCCGATTCCCGAAATACCAGAAATGGGCGAAATTGTAAAAGCAATGCTACAAGACGTATTAAAAGCTTACCTTGCAGAAGATGAAGTTGCTGCTCGCGAAATTGCTGCTCGTGATAATGAAGTCGATAAGCTTCATAAAATCGTTTATCAAAAATGTATTCATTTCATGCAAGAAGAGCCAGAACATATTGAAGATGTTTCCCAACTACTCTTAGTTTCCCAGTATATCGAACGTATTGGTGACTATGTAACAAATGTGTGCGAATGGATTGTTTACTTGAAGAGCGGCGAAATTGAAGATTTAAATAGATAA
- the pstB gene encoding phosphate ABC transporter ATP-binding protein PstB, with product MTTETAEKVEYIIETKDVDLFYGSKQALQKIALNIKKNQVTALIGPSGCGKSTFLRTLNRMNDLIPNVKTTGEIHIGGENVQDPKIDMVNLRKKVGMVFQQANPFPFSIYDNVAYGPRMHGIKDKKVLDEIVERSLRQAALWEEVHDRLDRSAIGMSGGQQQRLCIARVLAVKPDVILMDEPTSALDPISTAKVEDLILELKKDYTIVIVTHNMQQASRISDETAFFLNGHIVEFADTTSIFTNPAEKETEDYISGRFG from the coding sequence ATGACAACCGAAACTGCTGAAAAAGTAGAGTATATCATTGAAACAAAAGATGTAGATTTATTTTATGGTTCCAAACAAGCATTACAAAAAATCGCTTTAAATATTAAAAAGAATCAAGTTACCGCGCTAATTGGGCCGTCTGGTTGTGGGAAATCAACTTTTCTCAGAACGCTTAATCGGATGAATGACCTGATACCTAATGTAAAAACAACTGGTGAAATCCATATTGGTGGCGAAAATGTCCAAGATCCTAAAATCGATATGGTTAATTTACGAAAAAAAGTGGGTATGGTCTTTCAACAAGCTAACCCATTTCCATTTTCAATTTATGATAACGTAGCTTATGGTCCACGGATGCATGGTATAAAAGACAAAAAAGTGTTAGATGAGATTGTTGAGAGAAGTTTGCGTCAGGCGGCTCTTTGGGAAGAAGTTCATGATAGATTAGATCGTTCGGCAATTGGTATGTCAGGTGGGCAACAACAACGACTTTGTATCGCACGTGTGCTTGCAGTTAAACCGGATGTTATCTTGATGGATGAGCCAACTTCCGCGCTAGATCCAATTTCGACAGCAAAAGTAGAAGATTTGATTTTAGAATTGAAAAAAGACTATACGATTGTTATTGTGACACATAATATGCAACAAGCATCCAGGATTTCTGATGAAACTGCCTTTTTCCTTAACGGGCACATTGTGGAGTTCGCGGATACGACAAGTATTTTTACCAACCCAGCAGAAAAAGAAACCGAAGACTATATTTCAGGAAGATTTGGATAA
- the pstB gene encoding phosphate ABC transporter ATP-binding protein PstB, translating into MLTKKPEINTILQTTPDPHSLPAAMATEDLHVYYGDNHAIKGVDLTFPENKVTALIGPSGCGKSTYLRALNRMNDEIDGCRMEGQILYDGININRKEVDLYNVRKEIGMVFQKPNPFTKSIYENVAFGLKRHGMKNKKEIMERVEKSLRRAALWDEVKDDLGKSALSLSGGQQQRLCIARAVAMQPKVLLLDEPASALDPISTSKIEDLINELKNKYTIIIVTHNMQQAARVSDYTSFFYLGEVVEFSGTSELFTNPQEKQTEDYISGNFG; encoded by the coding sequence ATGTTAACGAAGAAACCTGAAATTAATACAATTTTACAAACAACACCAGATCCTCACTCACTTCCTGCTGCGATGGCGACAGAGGATTTGCACGTATATTATGGAGATAATCACGCAATTAAAGGTGTTGATTTAACCTTCCCGGAAAATAAAGTAACAGCTTTAATCGGACCATCTGGTTGCGGGAAATCAACTTATCTAAGAGCATTAAACCGAATGAATGATGAAATTGACGGTTGCCGTATGGAAGGACAAATTTTATACGACGGCATTAATATCAACCGCAAAGAAGTCGATTTATACAATGTTCGTAAAGAAATAGGCATGGTATTCCAAAAGCCAAATCCATTCACGAAATCTATCTATGAAAATGTTGCTTTTGGACTTAAACGCCATGGCATGAAAAACAAAAAAGAAATCATGGAACGAGTTGAAAAAAGTTTGCGCCGAGCAGCTCTTTGGGACGAAGTAAAAGACGATTTAGGAAAAAGTGCGCTATCCCTTTCCGGTGGACAACAACAACGACTTTGTATCGCTAGAGCAGTTGCAATGCAGCCTAAAGTATTACTACTCGATGAACCAGCCTCTGCGCTAGATCCAATTTCCACAAGTAAAATTGAAGATTTAATTAATGAGTTGAAAAATAAATATACCATCATTATCGTAACGCACAATATGCAACAAGCAGCTCGGGTTTCAGACTATACTTCTTTCTTTTATCTAGGAGAAGTCGTGGAATTCTCAGGAACATCCGAACTATTTACGAATCCACAAGAAAAACAAACCGAAGACTATATTTCTGGTAACTTTGGCTAG
- the pstA gene encoding phosphate ABC transporter permease PstA, whose amino-acid sequence MNVKTKDKIATGVFYAIAVLIVIILAGLLGYILVKGVPQLSWKFLTTPPQSFQAGGGIGPEIWNSFYMLVITMIISVPISLGAGIYMAEYARKNWITDLIRTTIEVLSSLPSIVVGLFGFLVFVIQMGWSFSVISGALTLTIFNLPLLIRVVEEALNAIPNTQREAGLALGLSRWETITRVLVPAALPAIITGVILAAGRVFGEAAALIFTAGQSTPILDFTDWNPVNPASPLNIFRPAETLAVHIWKINGEGIMPDAQAVSDGASAVLILSVLLFNVLARLLGKFVYKRMTSS is encoded by the coding sequence ATGAATGTAAAAACAAAAGATAAAATCGCGACAGGCGTTTTCTATGCCATTGCTGTATTAATTGTCATTATTTTAGCCGGCTTATTAGGCTATATTTTAGTAAAAGGTGTTCCGCAACTTAGCTGGAAGTTTTTGACGACCCCACCACAGTCGTTCCAAGCTGGCGGCGGAATCGGTCCTGAAATCTGGAATTCATTTTATATGCTCGTTATTACGATGATTATTTCTGTTCCTATCTCGCTCGGTGCGGGAATTTATATGGCAGAATATGCGCGTAAAAATTGGATTACAGATTTAATTCGTACAACGATTGAAGTGCTTTCCTCACTTCCATCTATTGTCGTAGGGCTATTCGGTTTCCTTGTTTTTGTTATTCAAATGGGGTGGAGCTTCTCGGTTATTTCCGGGGCGCTTACACTAACGATTTTCAATTTACCACTATTAATTCGTGTTGTCGAAGAGGCACTTAATGCCATTCCAAACACGCAGCGTGAGGCAGGGCTTGCTCTCGGTTTATCCAGATGGGAAACAATCACGCGAGTACTTGTTCCGGCAGCATTACCGGCAATTATTACCGGAGTTATCTTAGCAGCTGGACGGGTATTTGGTGAAGCAGCCGCGCTAATTTTCACAGCAGGGCAAAGTACACCTATTCTTGATTTCACTGATTGGAACCCGGTCAATCCAGCTTCACCGCTAAATATTTTCCGCCCAGCAGAAACGTTAGCTGTTCATATTTGGAAAATTAATGGTGAGGGAATTATGCCAGATGCGCAAGCTGTTTCTGACGGAGCATCTGCTGTATTAATTCTTTCCGTATTACTTTTCAACGTCCTAGCTCGCCTGCTTGGAAAATTTGTTTATAAGCGCATGACCTCGTCTTAA
- the pstC gene encoding phosphate ABC transporter permease subunit PstC, translated as MEAIKEKKLTQTSKKAHLETRGKIITFICISIMVIAAASILFFVISKGLATFTVNKVSFVDFITGTDWNPSQKDANGNPLVGALPMIIGSFAVTLFAACIAGPLAIGAAIFMVEISPKFGKKILQPVMELLVGIPSVVYGFIGLSVVVPFIRDHISGSGFGIAAATVVLTVMILPTVTSLSVDAIKSVPRHYREASLALGATRFQTIWKVVLRSSRSGILTAIVFGMARAFGEALAVQMVIGNSAVIPTSLFEPASTLTSILTMGMGNTVMGTLDNNILWSLAMVLLAMSLFFIIVIRFIGRRRKVK; from the coding sequence TTGGAAGCGATAAAAGAAAAGAAGCTTACACAAACTTCTAAAAAGGCGCATCTAGAAACTAGAGGCAAAATTATTACATTCATCTGTATTTCGATCATGGTTATTGCCGCAGCGTCTATTTTGTTTTTTGTTATATCGAAAGGTTTAGCAACATTTACAGTTAATAAAGTGTCTTTTGTTGATTTTATAACTGGGACAGACTGGAATCCTTCGCAAAAAGATGCAAACGGAAATCCTCTAGTTGGCGCTTTGCCGATGATTATTGGTTCTTTTGCAGTTACGCTTTTTGCCGCTTGTATTGCAGGACCACTTGCAATCGGTGCAGCCATTTTTATGGTGGAAATCTCACCTAAGTTTGGGAAAAAGATTTTGCAACCAGTTATGGAACTTTTAGTTGGTATTCCATCTGTTGTTTATGGATTCATTGGACTAAGTGTTGTCGTTCCATTTATTCGTGACCATATTTCGGGAAGTGGTTTTGGTATTGCAGCTGCTACTGTAGTTTTAACAGTAATGATTTTGCCGACTGTTACTTCACTTAGCGTAGATGCAATTAAATCTGTTCCACGTCACTACCGAGAAGCTTCGTTGGCACTTGGCGCAACACGTTTCCAGACGATTTGGAAAGTAGTGCTTCGTAGCTCGCGTTCAGGAATTTTGACGGCGATTGTATTCGGGATGGCTCGTGCATTCGGTGAAGCTCTTGCTGTACAAATGGTTATCGGGAACTCTGCTGTTATTCCAACCTCATTATTTGAACCAGCTTCCACATTAACTAGTATTTTAACAATGGGTATGGGAAATACAGTTATGGGTACGCTTGATAATAATATCCTTTGGTCACTTGCAATGGTGTTACTCGCAATGTCACTATTTTTCATCATTGTAATCCGCTTCATCGGACGTAGGAGGAAAGTCAAATGA
- a CDS encoding phosphate ABC transporter substrate-binding protein, whose protein sequence is MKKKYLGIVAMLAAVMLVFAACGSDSSSSDKANGSTKGDKEVSGSLTAVGSTALQPLVEAASKEFINTNPKAQINVQGGGSGTGLTQVQQGAVEIGNSDVFAEEKDGVDASKLVDHRVAVVGMAPVVNKDVGVKNITKQQLIDIFTGKTTNWKDVGGKDEKITIINRAEGSGTRATFEKWGLDGKTPVKAQEQDSSGTVRKIVSETPGAISYLAFSYIDASVVGLSLDGVEPTEDKVATNDWKIWSYEHMYTNGEPKGLTKTFLKYMTSDEVQNNIVPQLGYQSIKSMKVERDASGKLTDVK, encoded by the coding sequence ATGAAAAAGAAGTATTTGGGAATAGTAGCAATGTTAGCAGCAGTAATGCTTGTCTTCGCAGCATGTGGAAGTGACAGCAGTTCATCAGATAAAGCAAACGGATCAACAAAAGGGGATAAAGAAGTTTCTGGCTCATTAACAGCAGTCGGATCCACTGCACTTCAACCACTCGTTGAAGCAGCTTCCAAAGAATTTATTAACACTAACCCTAAAGCACAAATCAACGTGCAAGGCGGCGGTTCTGGAACTGGTTTAACACAAGTACAACAAGGCGCAGTTGAAATTGGTAACTCGGACGTATTCGCTGAAGAAAAAGATGGCGTAGATGCTTCGAAACTGGTTGACCATCGTGTAGCAGTTGTCGGAATGGCTCCAGTAGTAAACAAAGATGTAGGCGTTAAAAACATTACAAAACAACAATTAATCGACATTTTCACTGGTAAAACTACTAACTGGAAAGACGTTGGCGGTAAAGATGAAAAAATTACAATCATCAACCGTGCGGAAGGAAGCGGAACACGTGCTACTTTCGAAAAATGGGGACTTGATGGTAAAACACCAGTTAAAGCACAAGAACAAGATTCATCCGGTACAGTTCGTAAAATCGTAAGCGAAACTCCAGGAGCAATCAGCTATCTAGCATTCTCTTACATTGACGCTTCCGTAGTTGGACTTTCATTAGATGGTGTTGAGCCAACTGAAGATAAAGTTGCAACTAACGATTGGAAAATCTGGTCTTATGAACATATGTATACAAATGGCGAACCAAAAGGCTTAACAAAAACTTTCTTAAAATACATGACTTCTGATGAAGTACAAAACAATATCGTACCACAACTTGGTTACCAATCAATCAAATCCATGAAAGTGGAACGCGATGCATCTGGTAAACTAACTGACGTAAAATAA
- the pnpS gene encoding two-component system histidine kinase PnpS, which produces MKKLWLKIGLSFFILFFVVMVIVGVFSGELMKSTYLNMKESQLEDDAKILLQTTNMENLDLDKDAATIQKSLNPLGEDIDARITVIDSEGDVVADTKKDPEKLDNHMNRPEVTDILKKGESVGISIRESDSLGYSMLYVAVPVKHQGKTDGVLRISISLESVDAAVAKLWGNLALIFGIALVIIAAISVFIARKITRPVREIIEVSTDLANHKYDSRIHGKISGELQDLSISVNTLAESLETQMFEIKQNEQRLNAIVQNLVSGVMLINVDKQVIMTNRTMYQILGETEITGKPFYEVIKSFALSQLIEGTFETKTIQQKEIILYFPREMILDASVSPILGENGEITGIILLLHDITQIRHLENVRSEFVTNVSHELKTPVTALKGFAETLLDGAMYDEVLLKKFLTIIKEESDRLHRLIMDILALSRIEQNPVAENVELVDVDEVIEQSARTIFEMATEKNIRVTIPEKTSASVMIETDRDKLQQIIINLLSNAINYTPVDGKVEVKLIEQEAEVIIEVTDNGIGIPAKDIDRVFERFYRVDKARSRHSGGTGLGLSIVKHLVENCGGRIEVESQEEVGSTFRVTLPKKA; this is translated from the coding sequence ATGAAGAAATTATGGCTGAAAATCGGGTTATCCTTTTTTATCTTATTTTTCGTTGTGATGGTCATTGTTGGCGTTTTTTCCGGGGAATTAATGAAATCAACGTACTTAAATATGAAAGAAAGTCAATTAGAGGACGACGCAAAAATCTTACTTCAAACAACAAATATGGAGAATTTGGATTTAGATAAGGATGCCGCAACGATTCAAAAAAGTCTTAATCCGCTCGGGGAAGACATTGATGCGCGTATTACAGTGATTGATAGCGAAGGTGATGTAGTAGCTGATACAAAAAAAGACCCTGAAAAACTTGATAACCACATGAATCGTCCCGAAGTAACAGATATTCTGAAAAAAGGGGAAAGCGTTGGAATTTCTATACGTGAAAGTGATTCGCTTGGTTACAGCATGCTATACGTCGCAGTTCCCGTTAAACATCAAGGAAAAACAGACGGCGTGCTGAGAATTTCGATTTCACTTGAATCTGTTGATGCAGCGGTTGCTAAACTCTGGGGAAACTTAGCACTTATTTTCGGTATTGCACTTGTAATTATCGCAGCAATCAGTGTTTTTATCGCTAGAAAAATCACTAGACCAGTTCGCGAAATCATTGAAGTCTCTACAGATTTGGCCAATCATAAATACGATAGTCGCATTCACGGTAAAATAAGCGGAGAACTTCAAGATCTCTCCATCAGTGTAAACACATTAGCAGAAAGTTTGGAAACGCAAATGTTTGAAATTAAGCAAAATGAACAACGACTTAATGCTATTGTCCAAAACTTAGTAAGTGGCGTAATGCTGATTAATGTCGATAAACAAGTCATCATGACCAACCGCACCATGTATCAAATTTTAGGAGAGACAGAAATCACCGGCAAACCATTTTATGAAGTAATTAAAAGTTTTGCACTGAGCCAGTTAATAGAAGGAACTTTTGAAACAAAAACCATTCAACAAAAAGAAATTATTCTTTATTTCCCGCGCGAAATGATTTTGGATGCAAGTGTTTCACCAATTTTAGGAGAGAATGGCGAAATTACTGGGATTATTTTATTACTGCATGATATCACTCAAATTCGTCATCTTGAAAATGTTCGTTCTGAATTTGTCACCAACGTTTCTCATGAATTAAAAACACCCGTGACGGCTCTCAAAGGATTCGCGGAAACATTGCTTGACGGCGCAATGTACGACGAAGTGCTACTAAAAAAATTCCTAACGATTATTAAAGAAGAAAGCGACCGATTGCACCGTTTGATTATGGATATTCTCGCACTTTCTAGAATTGAACAAAATCCGGTCGCGGAAAACGTTGAACTAGTTGATGTTGACGAGGTAATTGAACAATCTGCTCGCACTATTTTTGAAATGGCGACCGAAAAAAATATTCGAGTTACCATTCCAGAAAAAACAAGTGCATCCGTTATGATTGAGACAGATCGTGACAAGTTGCAACAGATAATAATTAACTTACTTTCTAACGCAATCAACTACACCCCAGTCGATGGAAAAGTAGAAGTTAAATTAATCGAGCAAGAGGCAGAAGTTATAATAGAAGTAACAGACAATGGAATCGGTATCCCGGCTAAAGATATTGACCGCGTGTTTGAACGTTTCTACCGAGTGGATAAAGCACGTAGCAGACACTCAGGAGGCACTGGACTTGGACTTTCCATCGTCAAACATTTAGTTGAAAACTGTGGTGGGCGAATCGAAGTAGAAAGCCAAGAAGAAGTTGGCTCGACCTTCCGCGTCACTTTACCAAAAAAAGCCTAA